A single genomic interval of Spinacia oleracea cultivar Varoflay chromosome 6, BTI_SOV_V1, whole genome shotgun sequence harbors:
- the LOC110797489 gene encoding uncharacterized protein isoform X1, which produces MENSKKKEQLTVNAGNFWSKGWNTAKLNPMDVDVEEDIGFTVRTSRQNDNEPSERIRPSNRLTGNDSGRKRSVDNELPETGRIGSSSSLTGDDPKRQKSNNASISNVNPHWPPGFRFQSQPRPGSASEPAVEPSQGLGYQQLTSRSLRPTMNHITNQGFCSFQPVSRTNSSTSEPAFKPSQELEYEVLAPVRAPDPRSMRPIINPSQVTGSQRVSNISNTGSSTSLIHSDNAEGPSDMELS; this is translated from the exons ATGGAAAACTCAAAAAAGAAGGAACAATTGACAGTCAATGCCGGCAATTTTTGGTCAAAGGGTTGGAATACAGCAAAG TTGAATCCTATGGATGTTgatgttgaggaagatattGGATTTACAGTAAGGACTTCAAGGCAGAATGACAATGAGCCTTCTGAAAGAATTCGACCCTCAAATAGGCTAACTGGTAATGACTCTGGAAGGAAGAGATCAGTTGACAATGAGCTTCCCGAAACTGGAAGAATTGGAAGTTCTAGTAGCCTAACTGGTGATGATCCAAAAAGGCAGAAATCCAATAATGCTAGCATTTCAAATGTTAATCCTCATTGGCCTCCCGGATTTCGATTTCAGTCGCAGCCTCGACCCGGTTCAGCAAGTGAACCTGCAGTTGAGCCATCTCAAGGGCTGGGGTATCAGCAACTCACTTCAAGAAGCCTTAGGCCAACAATGAACCATATAACCAATCAGGGGTTTTGTAGCTTTCAACCTGTTTCTAGAACTAATAGTTCAACAAGTGAACCTGCATTTAAGCCATCTCAAGAGTTGGAGTATGAGGTACTTGCTCCTGTTAGGGCCCCTGATCCAAGAAGCATGAGGCCAATTATCAATCCATCTCAAGTAACGGGGTCTCAGCGAGTTTCTAATATCAGTAACACTGGTTCAAGTACAAGTCTAATTCATTCCGATAATGCAGAAGGGCCTTCCGATATGGAGTTGTCCTAG
- the LOC110797489 gene encoding uncharacterized protein isoform X2, with protein sequence MDNRKGNNKVDELRTEIGSYLNPMDVDVEEDIGFTVRTSRQNDNEPSERIRPSNRLTGNDSGRKRSVDNELPETGRIGSSSSLTGDDPKRQKSNNASISNVNPHWPPGFRFQSQPRPGSASEPAVEPSQGLGYQQLTSRSLRPTMNHITNQGFCSFQPVSRTNSSTSEPAFKPSQELEYEVLAPVRAPDPRSMRPIINPSQVTGSQRVSNISNTGSSTSLIHSDNAEGPSDMELS encoded by the exons ATGGATAACAGGAAAGGCAACAACAAAGTAGATGAACTTAGAACAGAGATTGGCTCTTAT TTGAATCCTATGGATGTTgatgttgaggaagatattGGATTTACAGTAAGGACTTCAAGGCAGAATGACAATGAGCCTTCTGAAAGAATTCGACCCTCAAATAGGCTAACTGGTAATGACTCTGGAAGGAAGAGATCAGTTGACAATGAGCTTCCCGAAACTGGAAGAATTGGAAGTTCTAGTAGCCTAACTGGTGATGATCCAAAAAGGCAGAAATCCAATAATGCTAGCATTTCAAATGTTAATCCTCATTGGCCTCCCGGATTTCGATTTCAGTCGCAGCCTCGACCCGGTTCAGCAAGTGAACCTGCAGTTGAGCCATCTCAAGGGCTGGGGTATCAGCAACTCACTTCAAGAAGCCTTAGGCCAACAATGAACCATATAACCAATCAGGGGTTTTGTAGCTTTCAACCTGTTTCTAGAACTAATAGTTCAACAAGTGAACCTGCATTTAAGCCATCTCAAGAGTTGGAGTATGAGGTACTTGCTCCTGTTAGGGCCCCTGATCCAAGAAGCATGAGGCCAATTATCAATCCATCTCAAGTAACGGGGTCTCAGCGAGTTTCTAATATCAGTAACACTGGTTCAAGTACAAGTCTAATTCATTCCGATAATGCAGAAGGGCCTTCCGATATGGAGTTGTCCTAG